In Risungbinella massiliensis, a single window of DNA contains:
- a CDS encoding SPFH domain-containing protein, with amino-acid sequence MEIFQNVEEKKAFRLNGFFMLLLHLLLFLIATVCIVTNPILGAPLFFLGFIFFAGYIVNQPNEARVLTFFGKYTGVVRTAGFHWVNPFTSKKKASLRVRNFDTNRIKVNDADGNPIEIGAVVVWRVTDSAKALLSVENFETFIGVQSETALRMMASRYPYGNHEGAPSLQSHPEEISQVLQEELQDRLKDAGLEIIETRISHLAYAQEIAQAMLRRQQAQAVVAARQQIVEGAVGMVELALERLTAKGVNLDEERKAAMANNLMVALVSEGQTTPVINTGSLY; translated from the coding sequence ATGGAAATATTTCAAAATGTAGAAGAAAAAAAGGCATTTCGCCTAAATGGTTTTTTTATGCTACTTCTTCATCTCCTTCTCTTTCTTATCGCAACAGTTTGTATCGTAACGAATCCGATATTAGGTGCACCACTCTTTTTCTTAGGATTTATTTTCTTTGCGGGGTATATCGTAAATCAACCTAATGAAGCGCGTGTCCTTACTTTCTTCGGAAAGTATACAGGGGTCGTTCGTACGGCTGGTTTTCACTGGGTGAATCCTTTTACTTCAAAGAAAAAAGCGTCTCTACGTGTCCGTAACTTTGACACCAACCGAATCAAAGTGAATGATGCGGATGGGAATCCGATTGAGATCGGTGCAGTTGTTGTTTGGCGCGTGACCGACTCTGCGAAAGCTCTCTTGAGTGTAGAAAATTTTGAGACCTTTATTGGTGTACAGAGTGAGACAGCATTGCGTATGATGGCAAGCCGTTATCCTTATGGAAACCATGAAGGGGCTCCATCGCTACAAAGTCATCCAGAGGAGATTTCACAAGTATTACAAGAAGAACTGCAAGATCGTCTAAAAGACGCTGGTTTGGAAATCATTGAAACTCGAATTAGCCATTTAGCATATGCTCAGGAGATTGCTCAAGCAATGCTTCGACGTCAACAAGCACAAGCAGTAGTAGCCGCCCGTCAACAAATAGTAGAAGGGGCAGTCGGCATGGTGGAATTGGCGTTGGAACGCCTAACAGCCAAAGGAGTAAACTTAGATGAAGAACGAAAAGCAGCTATGGCAAATAATTTGATGGTTGCACTCGTCTCGGAAGGTCAAACAA
- a CDS encoding endonuclease Q family protein: protein MTNILVPADLHIHIGSTISGKPVKITASRQMTFSSVLHESCVRKGLGMIGLIDAHVPEVQQEIAEGLQKGIFQEQSGGGIRYQETTCLLGVELELMVQRGLAHFLVYLPDLTQMRSFTQWLCLYMKNIHLSTQRLYQTPDQLLSKVEELGGLLIPAHVFTPFRSLFGSAADHLSDVLPVNRIMGIELGLSSDTAMADQISELQDHTFLTNSDAHSIGKIAREYQILELPEASFSEFTSVLRQENGRKVVANYGFHPKLGKYYGSVCLNCGMPWIKGAVQCKTCKSKRRVKGVSERINEIADQMSKSPVHRPPYIHQVPLAMLPGIGPKTLDRLLEKVGTEMYLLHQATEQELTDASNSKVAQTIIRARSGQLTIQEGGGGIYGKAH from the coding sequence ATGACGAACATCCTAGTACCAGCTGATCTGCATATTCACATTGGAAGTACGATATCTGGTAAACCCGTTAAAATTACGGCAAGTCGGCAGATGACCTTCTCTTCTGTTTTACATGAGTCTTGTGTACGAAAAGGTTTGGGAATGATTGGATTGATTGATGCACATGTACCAGAAGTTCAGCAAGAGATTGCGGAAGGTCTGCAAAAAGGTATATTTCAGGAGCAGAGCGGTGGAGGAATTCGGTATCAAGAAACCACTTGTTTACTGGGAGTAGAACTAGAACTAATGGTCCAAAGGGGATTGGCTCACTTTTTGGTCTATCTGCCCGACCTGACGCAGATGCGTAGCTTTACACAGTGGCTTTGTCTTTATATGAAGAATATCCATCTTAGCACACAGCGGCTCTATCAGACGCCAGATCAACTCTTGTCCAAAGTAGAAGAATTAGGAGGTCTGTTGATCCCAGCACATGTATTTACCCCTTTTCGCAGTCTGTTTGGGAGTGCAGCGGATCACCTATCGGATGTATTACCAGTAAATCGGATTATGGGAATAGAGCTAGGACTAAGCTCCGATACTGCGATGGCAGATCAAATATCTGAGTTGCAGGATCACACCTTTTTGACCAACTCGGATGCTCATTCGATTGGCAAGATTGCTAGAGAATATCAGATTCTGGAGTTACCAGAAGCTAGCTTTTCAGAATTTACTTCGGTTCTTCGACAGGAAAATGGACGGAAAGTAGTAGCAAATTACGGATTCCATCCTAAACTAGGGAAATATTATGGCTCTGTCTGCTTGAATTGTGGAATGCCTTGGATAAAAGGAGCAGTACAGTGCAAGACATGTAAAAGTAAACGAAGAGTAAAGGGAGTTTCAGAGCGGATCAATGAAATTGCCGATCAAATGAGTAAATCGCCTGTGCATCGCCCTCCCTACATACACCAAGTCCCGCTTGCTATGTTACCTGGTATCGGACCCAAAACATTGGATCGCTTACTAGAAAAAGTAGGGACAGAAATGTATTTATTGCATCAGGCAACAGAACAGGAACTGACGGATGCAAGTAATTCAAAGGTTGCTCAGACTATTATTCGGGCAAGGAGTGGTCAGCTGACAATTCAGGAAGGTGGGGGAGGCATCTACGGAAAAGCCCACTAG
- a CDS encoding NUDIX hydrolase — MRNLTEKTKKSEPIYKGKIITLQLDEVELPNGNTSYREIVRHPGAVAVIAITDENKILMVRQFRKALEKTIYEIPAGKRDQGEEPELTAKRELEEETGYVANKWTHLVSFYTSPGFADEYLHLYIAEELAMGGNLQLDEDEFVELFAFTLEECKELIQKGDICDAKTVAAIYHWELQQIRASK; from the coding sequence TTGCGTAATCTGACTGAGAAAACGAAGAAATCTGAACCAATCTATAAAGGAAAGATTATTACGTTACAGCTAGATGAGGTAGAACTACCTAATGGCAATACATCTTATCGGGAAATTGTAAGACATCCAGGTGCCGTTGCTGTTATTGCAATTACCGATGAGAACAAGATATTGATGGTTCGTCAATTTCGCAAAGCACTTGAAAAAACCATCTATGAAATCCCAGCCGGAAAACGGGATCAGGGGGAAGAACCAGAACTCACTGCCAAACGCGAATTAGAAGAAGAAACAGGATATGTAGCGAACAAATGGACTCATTTGGTTTCCTTTTATACTTCTCCAGGGTTTGCGGATGAGTATCTACATCTATACATAGCGGAAGAACTTGCAATGGGGGGCAATCTCCAATTGGATGAGGATGAATTTGTTGAGCTCTTTGCGTTTACCCTAGAAGAGTGTAAAGAGTTAATCCAAAAGGGGGACATCTGTGATGCCAAGACAGTAGCAGCTATCTATCATTGGGAGCTGCAACAAATTCGCGCATCTAAATGA
- the mciZ gene encoding Z-ring formation inhibitor MciZ, with amino-acid sequence MRIETSEHGLRMTGKAWEVKQKLKEIGSEEKLVDWLHKRQIPQVRLAVLDGGKKK; translated from the coding sequence ATGAGAATCGAGACTTCCGAGCACGGATTGCGCATGACAGGAAAGGCATGGGAAGTGAAGCAAAAATTAAAAGAGATCGGTTCGGAAGAAAAATTAGTTGATTGGCTTCACAAACGGCAAATTCCCCAAGTACGACTAGCTGTCTTAGACGGTGGAAAGAAAAAATGA
- a CDS encoding EcsC family protein, translating into MEDLSYYQQELHKIHEWEKDQADMWFWEKLGRIPFQLLDKITPKIVHEYLGKFLDELGSYIQTGGQYLIKHQDVLDRLQEKSDYPEKLTIEKVRDLPLATMNELSEEYKKSRKQIATLQGATTGFGGIFTLAVDIPVLLGLSLKVLQEMAITYGYDPTDQAERIFIVKCLQFSSSDYNGKQSILKELTGSTEEASESISRLQGWREVIMTYRDNYGWKKLFQIVPVIGILFGAIINRFTVDEVAEAGQMLYRKRRVLSKIRALEEVKARRALLEQFNEDQHPQK; encoded by the coding sequence ATTGAGGATCTAAGTTATTATCAACAAGAATTACATAAGATCCATGAATGGGAAAAAGACCAAGCAGATATGTGGTTTTGGGAGAAACTAGGTCGTATTCCCTTTCAGCTATTAGATAAGATTACTCCCAAAATCGTTCATGAATATCTTGGAAAATTCCTAGACGAACTAGGGAGCTATATCCAGACAGGCGGACAATATCTCATCAAACATCAAGACGTATTGGATCGTCTGCAAGAGAAGTCAGATTATCCCGAGAAACTAACGATCGAAAAAGTACGAGACTTGCCTCTTGCAACGATGAACGAACTCTCAGAAGAATACAAGAAATCACGCAAACAAATCGCTACTCTACAAGGCGCTACCACTGGATTTGGTGGAATCTTTACATTAGCTGTCGATATCCCAGTATTACTAGGACTATCGTTGAAAGTTCTACAAGAAATGGCCATAACCTATGGATACGATCCTACAGATCAAGCAGAACGAATCTTTATCGTGAAATGCCTCCAATTTTCCTCTAGTGACTATAACGGAAAACAATCTATTCTAAAAGAACTGACCGGATCTACAGAAGAAGCATCCGAATCCATCTCTCGTCTGCAAGGCTGGCGAGAAGTAATCATGACCTATCGCGACAACTATGGGTGGAAAAAATTATTCCAGATCGTTCCGGTAATAGGTATCTTATTTGGAGCGATCATTAACCGCTTTACTGTAGATGAAGTAGCAGAAGCTGGACAAATGCTCTATCGTAAGCGGCGTGTGTTAAGTAAGATTCGAGCTTTGGAAGAAGTAAAAGCTCGCAGAGCTTTGTTGGAACAATTCAATGAGGATCAGCATCCACAGAAATAA
- a CDS encoding AAA family ATPase: MNIRIEQHHIYESFPIVKCDDSVLFYCFYRDWAEELLNQTRAIVEKYHIKTVFELEESAEYKSLKENYQLKKKEYHTLLSGSSTYDNSPFGDDVDVPIIQYSSKNKSNGRTIRSALLLAPGLCVIKLFTKTGEHNKTEPIYSIDRISRATWLLRVPNLEIAKMVCNYVSDLTDWGENKGTHREILAFLDQILQSIIDGKPFPPITESLRKIGAKSVSFDDIHTELNNLVGLHDLKDQVNRFIKKLKGEQKLLSMGLVLSQKPSMHMVFSGDEGTGKSEVTKIMAKLLYRSGYLNSEKVVEVTRSDLIGNSLTTSMEKTKKKIEDSLGGIFFIENADTLGNRNSSETEKAILEYLSRKMDEEKGNLVVILEGNKSNMDQLLAAHGGLKSRISYSFHFKDFTPSELAEIGIRKLESQGYDSSQIKDTLEESISLISNNGVVEGNARWVETFTEKIIENLMIRIADHDQEEPLNQIKQIDLKQALGLVYETSEQSRLDTLRDQSLKELNSMVGLNKVKNSMSDLMKFLSIEHKKREKGFIVDRPNIHMIFDGSPGTGKTTVARIIAKILRSIGWLSNGHLIEVSRSDLVGEYLGQTAPKVRDAVNRARGGILFIDEAYSLAQDKFGQEAVNELIKEMEDKRDELVIILAGYKDHIDKLMDTNPGFRSRIPYRFHFHDYSHEEIFTILTNSLKKNHLLLNAENEQLISQLLQKCSSSGGKIEGNGRFI; the protein is encoded by the coding sequence ATGAATATCAGAATAGAACAACATCATATCTATGAATCTTTTCCTATAGTTAAGTGTGATGATTCCGTTTTATTTTATTGCTTCTACCGAGACTGGGCTGAAGAGTTGTTGAATCAAACAAGAGCAATTGTGGAGAAATATCATATCAAAACCGTTTTCGAGTTAGAAGAAAGTGCAGAGTATAAAAGTCTAAAAGAGAATTATCAATTAAAGAAAAAGGAGTATCACACTTTATTAAGTGGAAGCTCTACTTACGATAATAGCCCATTCGGTGACGATGTAGATGTACCCATTATTCAGTATAGTTCTAAAAATAAAAGTAATGGCAGAACGATCCGATCTGCCCTTTTGCTTGCTCCAGGATTATGTGTGATCAAACTTTTTACCAAAACAGGGGAACATAACAAGACGGAACCTATTTATTCCATAGACAGAATATCAAGAGCAACATGGTTACTTAGAGTTCCAAACTTAGAAATTGCAAAAATGGTATGCAATTACGTTTCTGACTTAACCGATTGGGGTGAAAACAAGGGTACACATCGTGAAATCCTAGCATTTTTAGATCAAATACTACAATCTATTATAGACGGGAAGCCCTTCCCACCTATAACGGAATCTCTCCGAAAAATCGGAGCCAAATCAGTCAGTTTTGATGATATCCATACCGAATTAAACAATTTAGTTGGGTTACATGATCTAAAAGATCAAGTGAATCGTTTTATCAAGAAACTAAAGGGTGAACAAAAATTACTGTCCATGGGACTTGTTCTTTCTCAAAAACCATCCATGCACATGGTATTTTCAGGAGATGAAGGGACAGGAAAAAGTGAAGTAACCAAAATCATGGCAAAGTTACTCTATCGTTCAGGTTATTTAAACAGTGAAAAAGTGGTCGAAGTTACTCGGAGTGATCTAATTGGCAATTCCCTAACTACCTCTATGGAAAAAACGAAAAAGAAAATAGAGGATTCACTGGGAGGTATCTTCTTTATTGAGAATGCGGACACATTGGGTAATCGAAATTCAAGCGAGACAGAGAAGGCGATTCTGGAATATTTATCAAGAAAAATGGATGAAGAAAAAGGGAATCTAGTAGTCATTTTGGAAGGAAATAAATCCAATATGGATCAACTATTAGCTGCACATGGAGGGTTAAAATCTCGCATCTCCTATTCATTTCACTTTAAAGATTTCACTCCAAGTGAACTCGCAGAAATAGGAATTCGCAAGTTAGAGAGCCAAGGTTACGATTCATCCCAAATCAAAGATACACTAGAAGAGAGTATCTCCCTCATTTCCAATAATGGAGTCGTAGAAGGCAATGCAAGATGGGTCGAGACGTTCACCGAGAAGATCATCGAGAACTTAATGATTCGCATCGCCGATCATGACCAAGAAGAACCACTAAATCAAATCAAACAGATTGATCTCAAACAAGCACTCGGATTAGTCTATGAAACGAGTGAACAATCGCGATTGGATACACTCCGAGATCAATCTCTAAAGGAACTTAATAGCATGGTAGGTCTAAATAAAGTAAAAAATAGTATGTCAGATTTGATGAAGTTTTTGAGTATTGAACACAAAAAGCGGGAAAAAGGATTTATCGTCGATCGGCCAAATATCCATATGATCTTTGATGGATCTCCAGGTACTGGAAAGACTACGGTAGCTAGAATTATCGCGAAAATTCTCAGGTCAATTGGGTGGTTATCCAACGGGCACTTAATCGAAGTGAGTCGAAGCGATCTTGTTGGTGAATACTTAGGTCAAACTGCTCCCAAAGTCCGTGATGCAGTGAATCGCGCAAGGGGAGGTATTTTATTTATTGATGAAGCATACTCCCTTGCCCAAGATAAATTTGGACAAGAAGCAGTCAATGAATTAATCAAAGAAATGGAAGATAAGCGGGATGAATTAGTTATTATTTTGGCCGGATACAAAGATCACATCGATAAACTAATGGACACAAACCCTGGTTTCCGATCCCGGATCCCCTATCGCTTTCATTTTCATGATTACTCTCACGAAGAGATTTTTACCATCCTAACTAATTCACTTAAGAAAAATCACCTCTTACTTAATGCAGAAAATGAGCAACTAATCTCACAACTCCTCCAAAAATGTTCCTCTTCTGGTGGGAAAATAGAGGGAAATGGGCGCTTCATTTGA
- a CDS encoding AAA family ATPase, with amino-acid sequence MNIRIEKHHIYNSLPTVYGDDKLLFYCLYQEWADDLVKKLNEMVDKYQIQTLQELENHQEYIRLQESYQQKKDEYGSLLDEDGFIDSSPFGPEVDGPFIEFSPPWGGGVMPSLLLTPKLCVFKSLTPVGKHNKQESIYDIRLIKLGNRLLHVPDLEIARMVCDYINDFADWESTITLAKFETWEFLKSIKNAILEGSPFPPISQSKSDTKKTVDLAKINFDDIDAELNQLVGLSELKDQVNRFIKKIKGEQKLLSLGLIPPSTPTMHMVFSGPEGTGKTAVANIIAKLLSRSGYLKHEKVIEVTRGDLVGYPISHTMEKTKAKIDDALGGILFIKNAYTLRNKNTEDETEQEILNYIVKRMDEEQGNFIVILEGQQAQLDELLDANPGLQSRISHWFHFRDFTPSELAEIAKRRLEVKGYETSLIQDSLEKSISTMSHDGIVKGNARWVETFSEKIIENLLVRIADSDQEEALNQIKEIDLKAALGLVYETSEQSRLDSLQDQAQNELLSMVGLTEVKDRVFDLMKFLNIENKKREKGYFVERPNIHMVFYGSPGTGKTTIARIIAKFLRSIGWLSNGHLIEVSRSDLVAKYLGQTAPKVRDAVNRAKGGVLFIDEAYSLAQDDFGQEAINELIKEMENKRDEVVIILAGYKDLMDKLLDTNPGFRSRVPYRFHFPDYSIEEIVEMTMNLLKKNHLLLSGEKEKLISQYFQKRASSNRTVEGNGRFVRNLVENIRIQQNKRIYETNSKDYESVEAVDIEKAFESVVYSDTDKRKIGFGSS; translated from the coding sequence ATGAATATCAGAATAGAAAAACACCATATATATAATTCTTTACCTACCGTTTATGGTGATGATAAATTACTATTCTATTGTCTTTATCAAGAATGGGCAGATGATTTGGTAAAAAAATTAAACGAAATGGTAGACAAATATCAAATTCAAACTCTCCAAGAGTTAGAGAATCATCAAGAGTACATAAGACTTCAAGAGAGTTACCAACAGAAGAAAGACGAGTATGGCTCCTTGTTAGATGAGGACGGATTTATTGATAGTAGCCCATTTGGCCCAGAGGTAGATGGTCCTTTTATTGAATTTTCTCCTCCATGGGGCGGTGGTGTGATGCCTTCCCTATTACTTACCCCAAAATTATGCGTATTTAAATCTCTAACTCCAGTAGGGAAACATAATAAACAAGAATCCATCTATGATATCCGTTTAATCAAACTAGGAAATAGATTACTTCATGTTCCAGACTTAGAGATCGCAAGAATGGTTTGTGATTATATCAATGATTTTGCGGATTGGGAAAGCACCATCACGCTCGCCAAATTCGAAACATGGGAGTTTTTGAAATCTATCAAAAACGCTATTTTAGAGGGATCACCATTTCCTCCGATTAGTCAATCTAAATCTGATACTAAAAAAACAGTCGATCTAGCAAAAATCAATTTTGATGATATTGATGCAGAGCTAAATCAATTAGTAGGATTATCGGAACTCAAAGATCAAGTCAATCGGTTCATTAAGAAAATAAAAGGCGAACAGAAATTACTATCACTTGGACTCATTCCCCCTTCAACCCCAACGATGCACATGGTATTTTCTGGTCCCGAAGGAACAGGAAAAACTGCAGTTGCCAATATCATAGCAAAACTACTCAGTCGGTCAGGTTATTTAAAACATGAAAAAGTGATAGAGGTAACCAGAGGTGATTTAGTCGGTTATCCCATATCTCACACTATGGAAAAAACCAAAGCCAAGATAGATGACGCATTAGGTGGTATCTTATTTATCAAAAATGCTTACACCTTGAGAAATAAAAATACCGAGGATGAAACAGAGCAAGAGATTCTAAATTATATAGTAAAGAGAATGGATGAAGAACAAGGTAACTTTATTGTTATTTTGGAAGGACAACAGGCTCAATTAGATGAGCTATTAGATGCCAACCCTGGGTTACAATCTCGAATTTCTCATTGGTTTCATTTCAGAGATTTTACCCCAAGCGAACTTGCAGAAATAGCGAAACGACGGCTCGAAGTCAAAGGTTATGAAACATCACTGATCCAAGACTCGTTGGAAAAAAGTATCTCCACCATGTCTCACGATGGAATTGTAAAAGGTAACGCAAGGTGGGTCGAAACATTTTCCGAGAAAATCATTGAGAACTTATTAGTTCGCATTGCTGATTCTGATCAAGAAGAGGCCCTAAATCAAATTAAAGAGATCGACCTCAAAGCAGCTTTAGGATTGGTCTACGAAACAAGTGAACAATCAAGACTAGATTCCCTTCAAGATCAGGCGCAAAACGAATTACTTAGTATGGTTGGTCTAACAGAGGTAAAGGATCGAGTTTTTGATTTAATGAAGTTCTTAAACATCGAAAATAAAAAGAGAGAAAAAGGATACTTTGTTGAAAGACCCAATATTCACATGGTCTTTTATGGTTCTCCAGGCACAGGAAAAACAACCATAGCTAGAATTATCGCCAAATTCCTAAGATCGATTGGCTGGTTATCTAATGGACACTTAATCGAAGTAAGTAGAAGCGATTTAGTAGCAAAATACTTAGGACAAACTGCCCCTAAAGTTCGAGACGCAGTAAATCGTGCCAAAGGTGGAGTTTTATTCATTGATGAAGCCTATTCGCTTGCTCAAGATGATTTTGGACAAGAAGCAATCAATGAACTAATTAAAGAAATGGAAAACAAGCGAGATGAAGTGGTCATTATTCTAGCGGGATATAAAGATTTAATGGATAAATTGCTGGACACAAACCCCGGTTTTCGTTCGAGAGTACCATACCGTTTCCATTTTCCGGATTACTCGATCGAGGAAATTGTAGAGATGACCATGAACTTGTTAAAAAAGAATCATCTCTTACTAAGTGGAGAAAAGGAGAAATTGATTTCTCAATACTTCCAAAAACGGGCATCCTCTAACCGAACAGTAGAGGGGAACGGCCGTTTTGTTAGAAACTTAGTCGAAAATATCCGCATTCAACAAAATAAACGAATATATGAAACCAATTCAAAGGATTATGAATCAGTAGAAGCAGTCGATATTGAGAAAGCATTTGAGTCAGTGGTTTATTCAGATACGGATAAGAGGAAAATTGGGTTTGGCAGCTCCTAA
- a CDS encoding M20/M25/M40 family metallo-hydrolase, producing the protein MVNEQRIVEEFMQLVQVDSETGNERAICDVLKNKFQQLGLEVIEDGSQPYTKYGAGNLVATLQGNVANAPTIYFTCHMDTVTPGKGIKPFIQGERIVSDGTTILGSDDKAGLAALLEGIRLLQEQNIPHGTLQFVITIGEESGLVGSRHIDRSLIKAEYGFALDSDGPVGEIIVGAPSQIKLHSVIRGKSAHAGVSPEKGISAIQVASKAVANMPLGRIDFETTANIGSFAGGKATNIVPDYVEVIAEARSRNEDKLAKQVEKMITAFQLAAEKHGAQAEVETETLYPAFQYDENDIVVQKALAAVKRVGREANIGESGGGSDANVFNGYGIPTINLGIGYENIHTTDEAMPIPELLKAAELVVALAQECTKK; encoded by the coding sequence ATGGTAAATGAACAACGAATTGTAGAAGAATTTATGCAGCTTGTACAGGTAGACAGCGAAACAGGAAACGAACGTGCCATTTGTGATGTGTTAAAAAACAAATTTCAACAGCTCGGCCTTGAGGTAATCGAGGACGGCTCCCAACCATACACGAAATATGGTGCAGGAAACTTAGTAGCAACCCTTCAGGGGAATGTTGCGAATGCTCCTACCATCTATTTTACTTGCCATATGGATACCGTAACTCCTGGAAAAGGGATTAAACCCTTCATTCAGGGTGAGCGGATTGTAAGTGATGGCACCACCATCTTAGGCAGTGATGACAAAGCAGGACTTGCTGCTCTACTGGAAGGAATTAGGCTCCTACAAGAGCAGAATATTCCACATGGAACGCTCCAATTTGTGATCACCATCGGGGAGGAATCTGGACTGGTTGGCTCTCGTCACATTGACCGCTCTTTGATCAAAGCAGAGTATGGTTTTGCTCTTGATTCCGATGGACCGGTAGGGGAGATCATCGTTGGAGCTCCTTCACAAATAAAGTTACATAGTGTGATTCGTGGTAAATCTGCTCATGCAGGGGTTAGTCCAGAAAAAGGAATTAGTGCCATTCAAGTGGCAAGTAAAGCAGTTGCCAATATGCCTCTTGGTCGGATTGATTTTGAGACTACTGCCAATATCGGAAGCTTTGCTGGTGGAAAAGCAACCAATATCGTTCCAGATTATGTAGAAGTAATCGCGGAAGCACGTAGTCGAAATGAGGATAAATTGGCAAAGCAAGTAGAGAAGATGATCACAGCATTTCAACTTGCTGCTGAAAAACATGGTGCCCAAGCAGAAGTCGAGACAGAGACTCTCTATCCCGCTTTCCAATATGATGAAAATGATATTGTCGTGCAAAAAGCGCTTGCCGCAGTAAAACGGGTTGGACGCGAAGCAAACATTGGAGAGAGTGGCGGCGGAAGCGATGCCAACGTATTCAATGGCTATGGCATCCCAACGATAAATCTCGGAATTGGCTATGAAAATATCCATACTACTGATGAAGCGATGCCCATCCCAGAATTGCTCAAAGCCGCAGAGCTGGTAGTAGCACTTGCTCAAGAATGTACGAAAAAATAG
- a CDS encoding acyl-CoA carboxylase subunit beta — MDMYQKIREMYEKRRKIELGGGDRRRKAQHERGKLTARERIDLLLDEDTFVELNPFLEHRVGDFGMDQMEAPGEGVVTGYGKIDGRIIYLFAHDFTVFGGALGEMHAQKIARMMDLAAKNGAPIIGLNDSGGARIQEGVLSLDGYGHVFYRNSIYSGVVPQISAIMGPCAGGAVYSPALTDFVFMVEKTSQMFITGPKVIETVTKEQIGAEELGGAQVHASLSGNAHFTAPTEEEVLLGIRRLLSFLPSHTGEVPPKYPFTEEDCWIEELAEIVPVEGTKVYDVRKVIHQLVDQGDFLEVQNQFARNVVVGFARIGGNSVGIVANQPKVMAGSLDLDAGDKISRFVRFCDCFQIPLLTMVDVTGFFPGVQQEHQGIIRHGAKILYAYSEATVPKITLILRKAFGGAYVALNSKAIGADLVFAWPSAEVAVMGPEGAANIIFSRDIKGSDQPEEMRRAKIQEYREKFANPYIAAKYGMVDDVIDPRETKIKLIQALEMLHSKQETRPVKKHGNIPL; from the coding sequence ATGGATATGTATCAGAAAATAAGAGAAATGTATGAAAAGAGGCGCAAGATTGAATTAGGTGGAGGAGATCGTAGGCGCAAAGCCCAGCATGAACGAGGGAAGTTGACTGCACGAGAACGGATTGATCTCCTATTAGATGAGGATACTTTTGTGGAACTAAATCCTTTTCTAGAGCATCGGGTAGGGGATTTTGGGATGGATCAAATGGAGGCACCAGGAGAGGGGGTTGTAACAGGGTATGGTAAAATCGATGGCCGAATTATTTATCTATTCGCCCATGATTTTACGGTGTTTGGTGGCGCTCTAGGGGAGATGCATGCCCAAAAGATCGCTCGTATGATGGATCTTGCTGCAAAGAATGGTGCTCCGATCATTGGACTAAATGATTCAGGAGGTGCCCGAATCCAAGAAGGTGTACTTTCATTAGATGGATATGGTCATGTATTTTATCGCAATAGTATCTATTCAGGGGTAGTTCCACAGATATCGGCTATCATGGGACCTTGTGCAGGAGGGGCAGTTTATTCACCTGCATTGACAGACTTTGTTTTCATGGTGGAGAAAACAAGTCAGATGTTTATTACGGGACCGAAGGTAATCGAAACCGTTACCAAAGAACAGATTGGGGCAGAAGAGCTAGGAGGTGCTCAAGTCCATGCAAGTCTAAGTGGCAATGCTCATTTTACTGCTCCGACAGAAGAAGAAGTGTTGCTTGGGATTCGCCGATTACTCTCCTTCTTGCCGTCCCATACAGGGGAAGTGCCACCTAAATACCCATTTACGGAAGAAGATTGTTGGATAGAGGAACTTGCGGAGATCGTGCCAGTAGAAGGTACTAAGGTCTATGATGTACGTAAAGTGATTCATCAGTTAGTAGATCAGGGAGATTTTCTAGAGGTACAAAACCAATTTGCACGTAATGTAGTCGTCGGATTCGCACGGATCGGGGGAAATTCCGTCGGGATTGTCGCTAATCAACCAAAGGTAATGGCAGGGAGTTTAGACTTAGATGCAGGAGATAAGATTAGTCGGTTTGTTCGGTTCTGCGATTGTTTTCAAATTCCGCTCTTGACGATGGTCGATGTGACGGGATTTTTCCCGGGTGTCCAGCAGGAACATCAAGGGATTATTCGTCATGGAGCCAAAATCTTATATGCTTACTCAGAAGCGACTGTTCCCAAGATTACGTTGATCCTGCGCAAAGCTTTTGGTGGAGCTTATGTGGCACTCAATAGCAAAGCGATCGGAGCAGATCTTGTCTTTGCTTGGCCTTCTGCTGAAGTGGCTGTGATGGGGCCAGAGGGCGCTGCCAATATTATCTTTTCGCGCGATATCAAAGGCAGTGATCAGCCAGAGGAGATGAGACGCGCCAAAATTCAAGAATACCGAGAAAAATTTGCCAACCCATACATTGCAGCGAAATATGGCATGGTTGATGATGTGATAGACCCACGAGAGACCAAAATAAAGTTAATCCAAGCTTTGGAAATGTTGCATAGTAAACAAGAAACGAGACCAGTAAAAAAGCACGGAAACATTCCGTTGTAA